The Vitis riparia cultivar Riparia Gloire de Montpellier isolate 1030 chromosome 10, EGFV_Vit.rip_1.0, whole genome shotgun sequence genome includes a region encoding these proteins:
- the LOC117924090 gene encoding uncharacterized protein LOC117924090 gives MWLCGYMRRDQDMDSSRNDEVNGVHMFGSDNEVFTQVPTQAQSVVEGSGSLLVSGYKPVTDMDYLQELLAIQQEGPRAIGFFGTRNMGFLHQELIEILSYAMVITENHIYTSGASGTNAAVIRGALRAEKPELLTVILPQSLKKQPPESQELLSKVQNVIEKPHNDHLHLIEASRLCNLDIITCVQQVICFAFHDSKLLMETCQEARNLRKIVTLFYLD, from the exons ATG TGGCTTTGTGGATATATGAGAAGAGATCAGGACATGGATAGTTCAAGAAATGATGAGGTGAATGGGGTGCACATGTTTGGTTCTGATAATGAGGTGTTCACTCAAGTTCCAACCCAAGCCCAATCTGTTGTGGAAGGATCAGGGTCATTGCTGGTATCAGGGTATAAACCAGTCACTGATATGGATTATCTGCAG gAGTTATTGGCCATTCAACAAGAAGGGCCAAGAGCTATTGGCTTCTTTGGGACACGAAATATGGGATTCCTGCATCAAGAACTTATCGAGATCCTGAGCTATGCTATGGTTATAACT GAAAACCACATTTATACATCAGGAGCATCTGGGACGAATGCGGCTGTTATAAGAGGTGCTTTGAGAGCGGAGAAACCAGAACTGCTTACTGTAATCTTGCCTCAGAGTTTGAAAAAGCAACCTCCCGAAAGCCAGGAACTGCTGTCTAAA GTGCAGAATGTGATAGAGAAGCCTCACAATGATCACCTTCATCTGATAGAAGCCAGCAG GTTGTGTAACCTTGACATCATTACTTGTGTACAGCAAGTCATTTGCTTTGCCTTCCATGACAGCAAGTTGCTGATGGAAACATGTCAAGAGGCCAGAAACCTTCGAAAAATTGTGACTCTCTTCTACCTGGATTGA